The Mytilus edulis chromosome 12, xbMytEdul2.2, whole genome shotgun sequence genome contains a region encoding:
- the LOC139498589 gene encoding uncharacterized protein — MSDIEPDKLLDMEDVEMPGQAASDEITNADLLSLMKTYFTRKLTGIERNFADTTHDLARKVQKSESSFKFKGNKVQFDLNSDLLDNIDIAVDCIEHRRYDKAVKVLKESDQSLKKRNKLIRIADKSEGGWKTVDEYLSDDVASDSEDEKRIRAADGRAVKKLKTVKQDKRQNIKKRPAESAGGPSSIAHNGNNGGFSQQQPFLVAGAAAPITSRRNRTRDICYNCGLYGHWAKDCKKGGNSAASRGAPN, encoded by the coding sequence ATGTCTGACATCGAGCCTGATAAACTACTTGATATGGAAGATGTAGAGATGCCGGGTCAAGCTGCTTCTGATGAAATTACAAATGCTGATTTGTTGTCGCTGATGAAAACTTATTTTACCAGAAAGTTGACGGGAATCGAGAGAAATTTTGCAGATACCACACATGATCTTGCACGAAAGGTACAGAAATCTGAGAGTTCTTTCAAGTTCAAGGGTAACAAAGTGCAGTTTGATTTAAATTCGGATTTGTTAGACAATATTGATATTGCTGTAGACTGTATAGAGCACCGGAGATATGACAAGGCCGTTAAAGTGTTGAAAGAATCTGATCAATCTTTGAAGAAAAGGAATAAGCTGATTCGTATAGCTGATAAATCTGAAGGTGGGTGGAAAACTGTGGACGAGTATTTGTCGGATGACGTGGCTAGTGACTCAGAGGATGAGAAGCGCATTAGGGCGGCTGATGGCAGAGCAGTGAAGAAATTGAAAACCGTGAAGCAGGATAAGCGTCAAAACATAAAGAAAAGACCCGCGGAATCTGCTGGTGGTCCGTCTAGTATTGCTCACAATGGTAATAATGGTGGTTTTTCACAGCAACAGCCCTTTCTTGTCGCGGGGGCCGCCGCCCCCATTACATCTCGTCGGAACAGAACTAGGGACATCTGTTACAACTGTGGTCTGTATGGACATTGGGCAAAAGACTGTAAAAAAGGGGGAAATTCAGCAGCTTCCAGAGGAGCACCAAACTGA
- the LOC139497645 gene encoding uncharacterized protein: protein MTRCTFSVINLRQDWDQYVDLRQHSDSIQEIMFWKQNIHCLKPVPLLRNNSEFNVFTDASDIGAGGYLQGTDYIAHRQWSVTEATKSSTWREIKAIELTLDSFAKVLEHSSVTFFTDNQNAVSIIKKGSKLPHLQGLALSIFNTCVSCNISLYAQWIPRKENEKADALSRIIDIDDWGISFEFFDFLNSIWGPFTVDRFANMHNTKLTRFNSKYWNPTTSAIDAFTCNWHGENNWLVPPVSLVSNCINHLVSCGAEGTLVVPKWQSAAFWPLIFKQNSEVACYVVDVLEFHEAERIFVAGNNLNSLFANGQFHGKILATIFSVGFWSQNEQIKHPELKALFNSLSSTILDARAKSTVEKYAGYFKRFVKWTEKYSEIKCVLPCQELYVGLYLQNLIQSANHYSAIESAFYGIKWAHNLAGVANPCDSEMVRLIVEASRRKLNRPIEKKSPVTSDIMIKLFLKYNSIGRSLKDLRLLTMCALSYTGFLRYQELCSIKAKHISVCNQYIDIFIEKSKTDCYRKGRHVLISKLDTPQCPCTILDCYLKEANIDLSSDMYIFRPLSFLKKSNNFVLRKKNDSLSYTRARELIKCALSEIGCNAKDFGLHSFRSGGATAAAQNNISDRLFKIHGRWKSDQAKDGYVLESLQKRLSVSQNLGI, encoded by the exons ATGACCAGGTGTACTTTTTCTGTTATAAATTTAAGACAAGACTGGGATCAGTACGTTGATTTGAGACAACACTCAGATAGTATTCAAGAAATTATGTTTTGGAAGCAAAATATTCACTGTTTGAAGCCAGTACCGTTATTACGGAATAATTCTGAATTTAATGTTTTCACTGATGCTAGTGATATAGGTGCAGGAGGTTATTTGCAAGGTACTGATTATATTGCACACAGACAGTGGTCTGTCACAGAGGCAACAAAAAGCTCCACTTGGAGAGAAATCAAAGCAATTGAATTAACATTAGATAGTTTTGCGAAAGTATTAGAACACAGTTCAGTTACTTTTTTCACAGATAATCAAAATGCTGTTAGTATTATTAAGAAAGGAAGCAAATTACCACACTTGCAAGGTTTAGCTTTATCAATTTTTAATACTTGTGTGTCGTGCAATATTTCATTATATGCACAGTGGATTCCTAGAAAGGAAAACGAAAAGGCTGATGCTTTGAGTAGAATTATTGACATTGATGATTGGGGcatatcttttgaatttttcgatttTTTGAATAGCATCTGGGGACCATTCACTGTTGATAGGTTTGCTAACATGCATAATACAAAGCTGACTAGGTTTAATTCGAAATATTGGAATCCTACAACATCAGCGATAGATGCATTCACTTGCAACTGGCATGGCGAGAACAACTGGTTAGTTCCGCCAGTTAGTCTAGTTAGTAACTGTATTAACCATTTAGTTTCTTGTGGAGCAGAGGGTACACTTGTTGTTCCTAAATGGCAGTCTGCTGCATTTTGGCCTTTGATTTTTAAACAGAACTCAGAAGTCGCTTGTTATGTTGTTGATGTTTTAGAATTTCATGAAGCGGAAAGAATTTTTGTTGCTGGTAACAATTTAAACTCTTTGTTTGCTAATGGCCAATTTCACGGGAAAATATTAGCT ACAATATTTTCGGTTGGATTTTGGTCACAGAACGAACAGATTAAACATCCTGAACTTAAAGcattgtttaatagtttatctTCAACCATTCTTGATGCTCGTGCAAAATCTACAGTAGAAAAATATGCTGGATATTTTAAAAGATTCGTTAAATGGACTGAAAAATACTCtgaaattaaatgtgtattaCCCTGTCAGGAATTATATGTAGgtctatatttacaaaatttaattcaatCAGCTAATCATTATAGCGCTATAGAATCCGCTTTTTATGGAATTAAATGGGCACATAATCTTGCTGGGGTAGCTAATCCATGTGATTCTGAAATGGTTAGATTGATCGTAGAAGCATCAAGAAGAAAATTGAACAGACCTATAGAGAAAAAGAGTCCAGTTACTTCTGATATTATGATCAAATTATTTTTGAAGTACAATTCAATTGGTCGTTCTCTAAAAGATTTACGCCTATTAACAATGTGTGCACTATCTTATACCGGATTTTTAAGGTATCAAGAACTTTGTAGTATAAAAGCAAAGCACATTTCAGTTTGTAATCAATATATAGACATTTTTATTGAGAAGAGTAAAACAGACTGTTACAGGAAAGGCAGACATGTATTGATATCAAAGCTTGACACTCCACAATGTCCATGTACAATATTAGACTGTTATTTAAAAGAAGCAAATATTGATTTGTCTTCAGATATGTATATTTTTAGACCTTTgtcatttttaaagaaatcaaacaaTTTTGTTCTAAGGAAGAAAAACGATAGTTTGTCGTATACCAGAGCGAGAGAATTGATAAAATGTGCATTATCAGAGATTGGTTGTAACGCTAAAGATTTTGGTCTGCATAGTTTTAGATCGGGTGGTGCAACAGCTGCCGCTCAAAACAATATTTCCGATAGATTATTTAAAATACATGGTCGGTGGAAATCCGATCAAGCTAAAGATGGCTATGTATTAGAAAGTTTACAGAAGCGTTTGTCAGTATCTCAAAATCTTGGTATATAA